The Neobacillus sp. PS3-34 genome has a window encoding:
- a CDS encoding glycosyl hydrolase-related protein — translation MMPKPNFYYFFCNHWTQGGIGFAFPSGWYAGKKYDRTFSTAYTIHKMLDAADDYPGLKVSMELDAYSYEEVEKEDPACIERLKQYIYEGKAAVDGGTYGQPFGQDYGWEPNIRHLTFGKKSIKEVLDYDIRAFLVEEQWFHPQLPQLLLKSGFQYASLQNQNSGQAMPLNEAMISWKGIDGTEIPAIPANDLMVSCVRQYTGYREYKERLKDYNKPLLFQWVEIWPPGMDWGASATPFEKGIKHVEEWGGKAVTLQEYFDLELAGRDLQSIYIPLDQSNYKNNWYQDGGWGYDGDKVIMVDQKVEQSLLAYETLSAIKNLEGSTVDNKEMLTKLWKQFLILQNHDFSAARGYRAFTEDGIETKAGSYGIKKYFNIISSCAAEINGLYETKGENNSYLTISNYNGVSSHQTIPFEIKNTHNNFVLTKNGERVPFVITEEKYDTIKGLMVIDVPKLGTATINIKEEEKEQVKDENKLPVTYGDDWIEDDHFKVNWKKGTWTIQIADKKTQETIDFTGFTGPIAKQNEHTSMYPALSSAHEIFTFAFDGTTHCPDQISLSRINGSIESKNDLESVLLLHCDLVTLHTTETPVAFAEVRVFINHQTKEIKCQSYFYTGVNLSLNCHATFKHHLPNAIYYRDYPFGEEKTDIDDIYANTYMRVMSENTGFTIVHPGVQKVKLERANESGKIMHLLARDKVFGDYTWTFSLNFNTHTPWESAKHSKAVRANYPIVQTGEKEENEILQIEDERILLSAFYQEDERYFVRFINYSDQKIASAKIRLNHSFNKVEIVDFSGNPQKEISTQHNSNQTEVHVDLSPWAITTLAFS, via the coding sequence ATGATGCCAAAACCAAATTTTTATTACTTCTTCTGTAATCACTGGACACAGGGAGGCATAGGATTTGCCTTCCCATCCGGCTGGTATGCTGGAAAAAAATATGACCGCACCTTTTCGACTGCATACACCATACATAAAATGCTCGACGCTGCTGATGATTACCCTGGATTGAAGGTATCCATGGAACTTGATGCTTATTCATATGAAGAAGTGGAGAAGGAAGATCCTGCATGTATTGAAAGACTAAAGCAATATATCTATGAAGGAAAAGCCGCGGTTGATGGGGGTACCTACGGCCAGCCATTTGGCCAAGACTATGGCTGGGAACCTAACATTCGCCATCTCACCTTTGGAAAGAAGTCGATAAAGGAAGTCCTCGACTACGATATTCGGGCTTTTTTGGTCGAAGAACAGTGGTTTCACCCGCAATTACCCCAGCTCTTGTTAAAAAGCGGCTTCCAATATGCTTCCCTGCAAAATCAAAATTCAGGGCAGGCGATGCCATTAAATGAAGCGATGATTAGCTGGAAGGGCATTGATGGAACTGAAATTCCTGCCATACCTGCCAATGATCTAATGGTTTCCTGTGTTAGGCAATACACTGGCTATCGTGAATACAAAGAAAGATTAAAGGATTATAACAAACCATTGTTGTTCCAATGGGTAGAGATTTGGCCTCCCGGTATGGACTGGGGCGCCAGTGCGACACCATTTGAAAAGGGCATTAAACATGTGGAGGAATGGGGCGGAAAGGCGGTTACGCTGCAAGAGTACTTTGATCTTGAATTAGCAGGACGCGATTTACAATCTATTTATATTCCTCTTGATCAATCCAATTACAAGAATAATTGGTACCAGGATGGCGGTTGGGGCTACGATGGAGATAAAGTCATCATGGTTGACCAAAAGGTTGAACAATCTCTATTAGCCTATGAAACATTATCTGCCATTAAAAATCTAGAGGGCAGTACGGTTGATAATAAAGAAATGCTAACTAAACTTTGGAAACAATTTCTCATCCTGCAGAATCATGACTTTTCAGCTGCAAGAGGTTACCGGGCGTTTACAGAGGATGGAATAGAGACTAAAGCTGGTTCGTACGGTATTAAAAAATATTTCAATATCATTTCATCCTGCGCAGCTGAAATAAATGGCCTTTATGAGACCAAAGGAGAGAATAACTCCTATTTGACAATCTCGAATTATAATGGAGTGTCTTCCCATCAAACCATACCATTTGAAATAAAAAATACGCACAACAACTTTGTTTTAACAAAAAATGGCGAGCGAGTCCCATTTGTGATTACTGAGGAAAAGTACGACACGATAAAAGGATTAATGGTCATTGATGTACCGAAATTAGGCACAGCGACTATCAATATAAAGGAAGAGGAAAAGGAACAAGTCAAGGATGAAAACAAACTTCCAGTTACATATGGGGACGATTGGATTGAAGACGATCATTTCAAAGTTAATTGGAAAAAAGGCACATGGACGATTCAAATCGCAGATAAAAAAACACAGGAAACTATTGATTTTACCGGGTTTACTGGACCAATTGCAAAACAAAATGAACACACAAGCATGTATCCGGCATTAAGTTCTGCTCATGAGATATTTACATTCGCTTTTGATGGAACGACTCATTGTCCTGATCAAATCTCTTTATCTAGAATTAATGGCAGCATAGAATCCAAAAACGATCTTGAAAGTGTTTTATTGCTCCATTGCGATTTAGTGACGCTGCATACTACGGAAACTCCTGTAGCGTTCGCAGAGGTGCGAGTATTCATCAACCATCAAACAAAGGAAATTAAGTGTCAATCCTATTTTTATACAGGTGTGAATTTATCGCTCAATTGCCATGCAACCTTTAAGCATCATTTACCTAATGCTATTTATTATCGTGATTACCCGTTTGGAGAAGAAAAAACAGATATTGATGATATATATGCTAATACCTATATGCGAGTAATGAGTGAAAACACTGGTTTTACCATCGTCCATCCAGGAGTGCAGAAGGTTAAATTGGAAAGGGCAAATGAGTCAGGAAAAATTATGCATTTATTAGCGAGAGATAAAGTATTTGGTGACTATACGTGGACATTCTCGTTGAATTTTAATACCCATACACCATGGGAAAGTGCAAAACATTCCAAGGCTGTTAGAGCTAATTACCCAATAGTTCAAACTGGTGAAAAAGAAGAAAATGAAATTCTTCAAATTGAGGATGAAAGAATCCTACTGTCTGCTTTTTATCAGGAGGATGAACGTTATTTCGTAAGATTTATAAACTATTCTGATCAAAAAATCGCATCCGCAAAGATTAGATTAAATCATAGTTTTAATAAAGTGGAAATAGTCGATTTTAGCGGAAATCCACAAAAAGAGATATCAACACAACATAACTCGAATCAAACTGAAGTTCATGTTGACCTATCTCCATGGGCAATTACGACCCTGGCATTTAGTTAA
- a CDS encoding Gfo/Idh/MocA family oxidoreductase, producing MLNSKINVGIIGCGNISSIYIENLQKFEHVNLVALSDLQLEKARLQADKYNVPIIYTPEELLNDKGIDIVVNLTTPEAHYAVSEQILLSHKHVYVEKPLTIEKEDAQKLITLARQNNVRIGCAPDTFLGGAIQTARELIEKGAIGKPIAAHAFMLCHGHESWHPAPHFYYKHGGGPLFDMGPYYLTALINLIGPVRRVAAMANITFPERTITSKPNFGATIHVETPTHINGVLEFENGAIGNLVTSFDIWHTKLPCIEIYGTEGTMMVPDPNGYNGVIQIKKKGEKEWKDQPITFGYTDNSRGIGVSDMAHAIIYGEKHRANEEVAFHVLDIMHSILDAADKGRHINLASTCEKPKLMDHTKNLVE from the coding sequence ATGTTGAATAGTAAAATAAATGTCGGAATAATTGGCTGCGGAAATATTAGCAGCATTTATATTGAAAATCTTCAAAAATTTGAACATGTTAACCTAGTAGCCCTTTCCGACCTGCAGCTAGAAAAAGCAAGGCTGCAAGCGGATAAATACAATGTCCCGATAATATATACACCTGAAGAGCTGCTTAACGATAAAGGAATTGATATCGTCGTAAACCTAACGACCCCAGAGGCTCATTATGCTGTATCAGAGCAAATTCTCTTGAGTCACAAACATGTCTATGTAGAAAAACCATTGACGATTGAAAAAGAGGATGCACAGAAATTGATCACTTTGGCACGACAAAATAATGTACGTATTGGATGCGCCCCGGACACATTTTTAGGAGGAGCAATTCAAACTGCACGTGAACTCATAGAAAAAGGTGCAATCGGTAAACCAATCGCCGCTCATGCCTTCATGTTATGTCATGGACATGAAAGCTGGCATCCAGCTCCTCATTTCTACTATAAACATGGAGGCGGTCCATTATTTGATATGGGTCCATATTATTTAACGGCTTTAATTAACTTAATCGGCCCTGTCAGAAGAGTAGCCGCCATGGCGAATATAACTTTCCCAGAACGTACCATTACAAGTAAGCCGAATTTTGGTGCGACGATACATGTAGAAACTCCAACCCACATTAATGGTGTTTTGGAGTTTGAAAATGGTGCAATTGGTAATCTTGTTACCAGCTTTGATATATGGCATACAAAGCTGCCTTGTATTGAGATATATGGAACGGAAGGAACGATGATGGTCCCTGACCCGAATGGCTATAATGGGGTCATTCAAATAAAGAAAAAAGGTGAAAAGGAGTGGAAGGATCAGCCGATTACTTTCGGATATACAGACAATAGCAGAGGGATTGGTGTTTCGGATATGGCACATGCAATCATTTATGGAGAGAAGCATCGAGCGAATGAAGAAGTAGCTTTTCATGTATTGGATATCATGCATAGTATTTTAGATGCTGCAGATAAAGGAAGACATATAAATCTGGCAAGCACCTGTGAAAAGCCAAAGCTTATGGACCATACAAAAAACTTAGTTGAATAG
- a CDS encoding ThuA domain-containing protein, translating into MKRALILSGGWEGHHPSEIDGIFKQILLGEGYDVDICKTLHSIHTNYPLKDYQLIIPNWTMGQIPYDSLCALLEAVQEGAGVAGIHGGMGDAFRNETEYQYMVGGQFVAHPGGQEVDYTVLIQDKEHVITKDINDFEIQSELYYMQIDPAIQILASTPVGSIQMPVAWTKTYGRGSVFYCSVGHKPEDLTNKDCYNLIKNGFLWAASKE; encoded by the coding sequence ATGAAAAGAGCACTCATCCTTAGCGGAGGCTGGGAAGGTCACCACCCATCTGAAATTGACGGAATTTTTAAACAAATACTATTAGGTGAAGGTTATGATGTAGATATTTGTAAAACCTTACACTCTATTCATACAAACTATCCTTTAAAGGATTATCAGTTAATTATCCCCAATTGGACAATGGGACAAATACCATATGATTCATTATGTGCTTTATTGGAAGCAGTTCAAGAAGGAGCTGGGGTCGCTGGAATTCATGGTGGCATGGGCGATGCTTTTAGAAATGAAACAGAATATCAATATATGGTGGGAGGACAATTTGTAGCGCACCCTGGCGGCCAAGAGGTTGATTATACAGTCTTGATCCAGGATAAAGAACATGTTATTACAAAGGACATAAACGATTTTGAAATTCAATCAGAGCTTTATTATATGCAAATTGATCCCGCAATTCAGATTCTTGCATCTACACCTGTAGGGTCCATCCAAATGCCCGTAGCATGGACAAAAACCTATGGAAGGGGAAGCGTGTTTTATTGTTCAGTGGGACACAAGCCAGAGGATTTAACGAATAAGGACTGCTATAACCTTATTAAAAATGGATTTCTTTGGGCTGCTTCAAAAGAATAA
- a CDS encoding right-handed parallel beta-helix repeat-containing protein produces MNRKYVVPKPGMVITEDTTFLPGVYYFFEDEGITIGASNISIDGNGAVFIGGKMKGKDKVSQNTDEFSYGYSMHGKDDSLGFHGIAVNSKNTENVTIKNLSAKNFEIGLKLENCTNYKIHNNDFSYNYHNPDHGWDEHEDLGGIVLLSTHHCVVENNKANNVWNGLTIRNGDKNFVENNDFSHTSNVGLRLWHGCENEFYRNDFSWGIRKEPYEVHARDSSCVLIETGSNNNKFIKNDMRFGGDGLFIRSLNGWMSTGNYFEENDTSFANNNAIEAWDEGNTYVRNKANFSSYGFWLGNSDNTVLIENEVSYNGVNFNNAPENFGNAGISVVNGSGTNFKLIRNKIHHNNGPGIAIRNRVDYPAVNWVLEHNEIYENKSDNRGYAGHGIYLKYAKNITLINNKIYGNDGESLYIDEYVGDVKELHRRKDPKEIKVSIRSNSKTFIVNKEFVFKSEIEKELKGLNYVWDFGDGESYDGEIVSRKFEQPGFYRVILSVNDGENVGFDCINIYVLSEGLEIFNEENISNWSMESDGDVRLTYNDRDFVSGKGSLMLQSSGVKDITLRYPRSENLGIDASDYSHFGFCIRYLNEMIDWYKENKTPTIRFCKDLYNYIEFTPKSNLFGDLANKYNESKYNWTYLEIDLINNDEFLKKVTGNFDFREISYMEINIDNQISAQSIFMISGMRFILKEKKDFFNIVDVSKFLDDCNSNKIVEVSSNGNGSDTLAPLMNVTHFGDLTKRWISSNDNGIEYYQINFDSVRTFNRVVIDFYHCSQNTLNCHQEKLPKGLILSYFSNGKWLEINEGNIKVLNSHNVITFEAVMGSKLRLILEGENKPFSIYNIEVNNMKNKLNKYNIEDIKRKSTSFINIEKIGVKLNYSLHEGDKGLSDLKVSLNEYDKDILDSKEIASKDIQWEEINFGKETTLDIAVDGLDNSKNYYLAMTQKKMADDLTKGQYYRWSGKGISDMDGSYGYINKDGIVNDKVGWGRNWMKIYTDKYVLDLSDNSDTLGNRFGLSSMEKIYQKFILPDPIIHIVEGSISSLNSLTIKEEEVIKVTLKELCSVNKVILYFIDPTPRNVIVKIEEKSFEGRNCEDITEVTLNKRISELTIFLKGDTILKSIELL; encoded by the coding sequence ATGAATAGAAAATATGTAGTTCCCAAACCAGGGATGGTAATAACTGAAGATACTACTTTTTTGCCAGGGGTTTACTATTTCTTTGAAGATGAAGGAATAACGATAGGGGCAAGTAATATTAGTATTGATGGTAATGGTGCAGTATTTATCGGCGGGAAGATGAAGGGGAAAGATAAGGTATCCCAAAACACAGATGAATTTAGCTACGGATATTCGATGCATGGTAAGGATGACAGTCTCGGTTTCCATGGCATTGCTGTTAATTCTAAGAATACTGAGAATGTAACCATTAAAAATTTAAGTGCAAAAAACTTTGAGATAGGCTTAAAACTTGAGAACTGTACGAACTATAAAATACATAACAATGATTTTTCCTATAACTATCACAATCCAGATCACGGGTGGGATGAGCATGAGGATTTAGGGGGAATTGTGCTACTCTCTACACATCATTGTGTGGTGGAGAATAACAAAGCCAACAATGTATGGAATGGCTTGACAATAAGAAATGGCGATAAAAATTTTGTTGAAAATAATGATTTTTCTCATACCTCTAATGTTGGGCTAAGGCTATGGCATGGATGTGAAAATGAATTTTACCGTAATGATTTTAGCTGGGGTATCAGGAAAGAACCTTATGAAGTTCATGCCAGGGACTCTTCCTGCGTATTGATAGAAACGGGCTCAAATAATAATAAATTTATAAAAAATGACATGAGATTTGGTGGAGATGGACTTTTTATAAGGTCACTAAATGGATGGATGTCTACCGGAAACTATTTTGAAGAAAATGATACCTCCTTCGCAAATAACAATGCCATAGAAGCATGGGATGAGGGAAATACATATGTAAGGAATAAGGCAAATTTTTCAAGCTATGGTTTCTGGCTTGGAAACTCCGATAATACCGTATTAATTGAGAATGAGGTAAGCTACAACGGTGTTAATTTTAATAATGCTCCAGAGAACTTTGGAAATGCTGGAATTTCGGTAGTAAATGGCTCAGGAACTAATTTTAAATTGATTAGAAATAAAATTCATCACAACAATGGACCAGGGATTGCCATACGAAATAGGGTGGACTATCCTGCTGTAAATTGGGTATTGGAACACAATGAAATTTATGAAAATAAAAGTGATAATAGAGGCTATGCAGGGCATGGAATATATTTGAAATATGCAAAAAATATAACTCTAATAAATAATAAAATATATGGAAATGATGGTGAGTCCCTTTATATAGATGAATACGTAGGTGATGTAAAAGAACTTCATAGAAGAAAAGATCCAAAGGAAATCAAAGTTAGTATTAGATCCAACTCGAAAACTTTTATTGTTAATAAGGAATTTGTCTTTAAGTCAGAAATAGAGAAAGAACTTAAAGGGCTGAATTATGTATGGGACTTTGGTGATGGTGAGTCATATGATGGAGAAATAGTAAGTAGGAAATTCGAACAGCCTGGATTTTACAGAGTTATCTTATCAGTAAATGATGGAGAAAATGTTGGCTTTGATTGTATAAATATATATGTTTTATCAGAAGGTCTTGAGATTTTTAATGAAGAGAATATTAGTAACTGGAGTATGGAATCAGATGGAGATGTGAGACTGACCTATAATGATAGAGACTTTGTAAGTGGTAAGGGTTCACTAATGCTGCAGTCCTCAGGAGTAAAGGATATTACCTTGAGATATCCAAGGTCAGAGAACTTAGGAATTGATGCATCAGATTACTCACACTTTGGATTCTGTATAAGATATTTAAATGAAATGATTGATTGGTATAAGGAAAACAAAACTCCTACCATTAGATTTTGTAAGGATCTATATAATTATATTGAATTTACACCTAAATCTAACTTATTTGGTGATCTTGCCAATAAGTATAATGAATCAAAATACAATTGGACATATTTAGAAATAGACTTAATAAATAATGACGAATTTTTAAAAAAGGTTACGGGTAACTTTGATTTTAGAGAAATTAGTTATATGGAAATAAATATAGATAATCAGATATCCGCTCAGTCAATATTTATGATTAGTGGCATGAGGTTTATATTGAAGGAAAAGAAGGACTTTTTTAACATTGTAGATGTATCAAAGTTTTTAGATGATTGTAATTCAAACAAAATTGTTGAAGTATCAAGTAATGGAAATGGTTCCGATACTTTAGCTCCTTTAATGAATGTAACCCATTTTGGTGATTTAACTAAGAGATGGATTTCTTCAAATGATAATGGTATTGAATATTATCAAATAAATTTTGATTCTGTCAGGACTTTTAACAGGGTTGTAATCGATTTTTACCATTGTAGTCAAAATACTTTAAATTGTCATCAAGAGAAGCTCCCCAAAGGATTAATCTTAAGTTATTTTAGTAATGGCAAATGGCTTGAGATAAATGAAGGAAATATTAAGGTATTAAATAGTCATAATGTAATAACTTTTGAAGCGGTCATGGGTAGTAAACTGAGACTTATCTTAGAAGGTGAGAACAAACCCTTCTCTATCTACAACATAGAAGTAAATAATATGAAAAACAAGCTTAACAAATACAATATTGAAGATATTAAAAGAAAGAGCACTAGTTTCATAAATATTGAAAAGATAGGAGTAAAACTAAACTATTCTTTGCATGAAGGGGATAAGGGTTTATCAGATTTAAAGGTTTCTCTTAATGAATATGATAAAGATATTCTCGATTCTAAAGAAATAGCTAGTAAAGATATACAATGGGAGGAAATTAATTTCGGAAAGGAAACCACTTTAGATATTGCTGTAGATGGCTTAGATAATAGTAAAAATTACTATTTAGCAATGACCCAAAAGAAAATGGCAGATGATTTAACTAAGGGTCAATATTATAGATGGTCAGGAAAAGGCATATCTGATATGGATGGATCCTACGGCTATATAAATAAAGATGGAATAGTTAATGACAAGGTAGGATGGGGAAGAAACTGGATGAAAATATATACTGATAAGTATGTTCTAGACCTTTCCGATAATAGTGACACACTAGGTAATAGATTCGGTCTTTCTTCTATGGAAAAAATTTATCAGAAATTTATTCTACCAGACCCAATAATTCATATTGTAGAAGGTTCAATAAGTTCACTTAACAGTTTAACCATTAAAGAAGAGGAGGTAATTAAAGTAACCCTCAAGGAATTATGTTCAGTTAATAAGGTGATTTTATACTTTATAGATCCCACGCCTAGAAATGTAATCGTAAAGATAGAAGAGAAGTCATTTGAGGGACGGAATTGTGAAGATATTACGGAGGTAACTCTCAATAAAAGAATTAGTGAGCTAACTATTTTTTTAAAAGGAGACACAATCTTAAAGTCTATCGAGCTCTTATAA
- a CDS encoding beta-L-arabinofuranosidase domain-containing protein, which translates to MGGGRGGDFAYSILWLYEKTKEEFLLELLTKINDQTLAWGQIFKSFPFTQPTDFYYKWDKLMENTTRTSLYSVMKYHHTHIVNVAMAIKQPLMKYRETGEKSYLDSIYEGIQSLSKYHGQAAGIFSGDEHLSGTNPTQGTELCSVVEYMFSLQLLLEATGDSHFADLLERVAYNALPATISEDFKAHQYDQQANQVLVTHAKRNWYNNEDDSNLFGFEPNFGCCLANMHQGWPKFTKNAFLVGENSIHAAVYMPADAHVELNGEKITIISTTEYPFNRKVDFMFKINIPKEFKFHLRIPGWCNQYKILVNNEPADLKDNNGWAVLDRKFFNEDKVSINFEMPVSIKKGWYNNSVTVERGPLVFGLKIKENWKKLGRGISDYPYYEIYPESPWNFALDLNKELKIEETGIKSKQAFSYDNPPVRIFAKAYSAPSWGLENNSAGELPLSPIVSVGDEENVELIPYGCAKLRISLFPWIE; encoded by the coding sequence CTGGGCGGAGGCCGCGGGGGAGACTTCGCGTATTCAATCCTTTGGCTCTATGAAAAAACGAAGGAAGAATTTTTACTGGAATTATTAACAAAGATTAATGATCAAACATTAGCATGGGGCCAAATATTTAAAAGTTTCCCATTTACACAGCCAACAGATTTTTATTATAAATGGGATAAATTAATGGAAAATACAACTAGGACTTCCTTATACAGTGTCATGAAATATCATCATACCCATATCGTGAATGTGGCCATGGCAATTAAACAGCCTCTGATGAAATATAGAGAAACAGGTGAAAAATCCTATCTTGACTCTATTTATGAAGGGATCCAATCCCTATCAAAATATCACGGGCAAGCAGCAGGAATTTTTTCTGGGGATGAGCATTTAAGCGGAACGAATCCCACACAGGGTACAGAGCTTTGTTCAGTTGTTGAATACATGTTTTCTCTGCAGCTCTTGCTTGAAGCAACAGGGGACTCTCACTTTGCAGATTTACTGGAAAGGGTTGCATATAATGCCCTGCCGGCTACGATTAGTGAAGATTTTAAAGCACATCAATATGATCAGCAAGCCAATCAAGTACTTGTCACTCATGCTAAACGCAATTGGTATAACAATGAAGATGATTCTAATTTGTTTGGGTTTGAGCCTAACTTTGGGTGCTGTTTAGCAAATATGCACCAGGGCTGGCCAAAATTCACAAAGAATGCCTTTCTGGTTGGAGAAAATAGTATTCATGCAGCCGTCTATATGCCGGCAGATGCCCATGTAGAGTTAAATGGCGAGAAGATAACCATTATCTCTACAACTGAATATCCATTTAATAGGAAAGTGGATTTTATGTTTAAAATCAATATACCTAAGGAATTTAAGTTCCATTTAAGGATTCCTGGATGGTGTAATCAATACAAAATATTAGTAAACAATGAACCTGCAGATTTAAAAGATAATAACGGTTGGGCAGTATTAGATAGAAAGTTTTTTAATGAAGACAAGGTATCTATAAACTTTGAAATGCCAGTTTCTATAAAAAAAGGTTGGTATAACAATAGTGTAACTGTAGAACGTGGACCCTTGGTTTTCGGGCTAAAAATTAAAGAAAACTGGAAAAAGCTCGGTAGAGGAATTAGTGATTACCCTTATTATGAGATATATCCAGAATCTCCATGGAATTTCGCATTAGATTTAAATAAAGAATTGAAAATAGAAGAAACAGGAATTAAATCTAAGCAGGCATTTAGTTATGATAATCCTCCAGTGCGAATTTTTGCAAAAGCCTATTCTGCTCCATCTTGGGGACTTGAAAATAACTCGGCAGGAGAGCTTCCTTTATCCCCCATAGTAAGTGTAGGAGATGAAGAAAATGTGGAATTAATACCATATGGATGTGCTAAGTTACGAATATCTCTGTTCCCATGGATAGAATAA